In the Mauremys mutica isolate MM-2020 ecotype Southern chromosome 13, ASM2049712v1, whole genome shotgun sequence genome, one interval contains:
- the PPP1R3D gene encoding protein phosphatase 1 regulatory subunit 3D: MEVRVPRRSPSYLSDLYQNMLRAEEALGPGRWRQEHQPLRGSRASLSTPPEREPQPSHLQSSTTISCDPHLQPIIRRRARSLPTSPERLKNTAAQCRVPGCKRSRINHVRFADALGLELAEVKVFQVGEDPSIPLHVLSRLSINSDLCCSQLDMEITMQCLVPDFQQPVDCVDFSTRLHQQLVCLECVTSSDLGLSGTIQVLNLAFEKQVSVRYTFNQWKSVHEVCAHWHSSNPEADGKGQADVFTFFLPMPPFLLQLCSVVQFAVRYRVNGQEYWDNNQDKNYSFTCRSHLLKMPRECEASWIHFI; encoded by the coding sequence ATGGAGGTACGTGTTCCTCGGAGGAGCCCCAGTTACCTCTCCGATCTGTATCAGAACATGCTAAGGGCTGAAGAAGCATTGGGTCCAGGACGGTGGCGGCAGGAGCACCAGCCACTGCGTGGCAGCAGGGCCAGTCTGAGCACCCCACCCGAGAGGGAGCCACAGCCCAGTCATCTTCAGAGCAGCACTACTATCAGCTGTGACCCACACCTGCAGCCTATCATACGCCGACGAGCCAGGTCTTTGCCCACTTCCCCTGAGAGGTTGAAGAATACAGCAGCACAATGCCGTGTTCCTGGGTGCAAGAGAAGCCGCATAAACCATGTGAGATTTGCTGATGCATTGGGCTTGGAGCTGGCTGAAGTGAAAGTCTTTCAGGTTGGGGAGGACCCATCCATACCCTTGCATGTCCTGTCCAGGCTTTCCATCAACTCAGACCTTTGTTGCAGCCAGCTGGATATGGAGATCACCATGCAGTGCTTGGTACCTGACTTCCAGCAGCCTGTGGACTGTGTGGACTTCTCCACCCGCCTTCATCAGCAGCTGGTGTGTCTAGAATGTGTGACCAGCTCAGACCTGGGGCTCAGTGGCACTATCCAAGTTCTCAATTTGGCCTTTGAGAAGCAGGTGTCTGTGCGCTACACCTTCAACCAGTGGAAGAGCGTGCATGAAGTGTGTGCTCATTGGCACAGCAGCAATCCTGAGGCGGATGGGAAGGGACAAGCTGATGTCTTCACTTTCTTTCTCCCCATGCCTCCTTTCCTTCTCCAGCTGTGCTCTGTAGTCCAGTTTGCAGTGAGATATCGTGTCAATGGGCAGGAGTACTGGGATAACAACCAAGATAAGAACTACAGCTTCACCTGCAGGAGTCACCTTCTCAAGATGCCAAGGGAATGTGAGGCGAGCTGGATCCACTTCATCTAA